The sequence below is a genomic window from candidate division WOR-3 bacterium.
ATGAACCAGAGGCACATTCTCAAGAACATTCTCTTGAAGTCCAAATACCTTTTTTGCAAAAAATTCTTAATCGAGACTTTAAAATAGTTCCAATTGTTTTTAATACTGAAGAGAATTCAAAACTTAAAGAACTTGTGAATGCTTTAGCCAAAGAATTAGAAGGTAGGGAAGACTGGATTATTATAGCTTCTTCAGATCTTTATCATGGTTATGACTACGAGGAAGCAAAAGCGGTTACTGAAAGGGTAAATAATTATATAGAGAGGTTAGATTATAGAGGACTGCTTGAGTATGATAGATTGAAAAGAGAGGAGAGCACTTGTGCTGCTTGTGGTTGTTCTTCTATTGCTGTTTTGCTCCAGGTAATGGAAAAATTGGGGATGAAAAAAGTAAAACTTTTGGCTAAGACAACTTCAGGAGATGTAACAGGGGAGAAAAAAGGTTATGTTGTGGGTTATGGCAGTTGGGCTTTTTTGAAAGAGAAAAAAGGAGAAGAAGAAAGCAAAGAGTTGGAAAGTCTTGGATTTAATTTGACCTTAGAGGATAAGAAAATTTTATTAGATATAGCTCGTAAAACGATTGATGAATATGTAAAGAATAATAAAGTCTTAGAAGTTACGGTGAAAAGTGAGGTTTTAAAAAGACCTTGTGGGGCTTTTGTAACGTTAAAAAAGAAAGGGAATCTACGGGGATGCATTGGGAGAATAGTTGCAGATGAGCCTTTATACCTTGTAGTAAGAGATATGGCAATTGCCTCAGCTACGGAGGATCCAAGATTTCCTCCATTGGAGGTTTCCGAATTAAAAGATATTAAGATTGAAATATCTGTTCTTACCCCTATGCAGAAAGTTAATAATGTGGATGAGATAGAAGTTGGAAGAGATGGTCTTATGATAAGGAAAGGTTTTAGAAGTGGTCTTCTTCTTCCTCAGGTTCCTGTTGAGCAGGGTTGGGATAAGAAAACGTTTCTTGAACATACTTGTTATAAAGCGGGTCTTCCATCCGATGCGTGGAAAACTTCAGAACTTTGGAAATTTCAAGCAATTGTGTTCTCAGAGGATTAATTAAGGATTGGTCTTATCTTCTTCTTTTTTCTCCCAACCCTTATAAATAAGAGAAACTGGTATTAAGATTGCATATCCAAGAACTAATAAGATGGGAGATAAAGTGAGAGAACCTCGAGCAAGAAATATATATCCCAAAATTATTGAGAGAATCCCGCTTAAAAAAATAATTGAGTTTATTTTGCTCCAGTAAATATCAGCTTCTTTTTTCTTTTTCACAAAGACCTCCCTATTTTATAAGTTTAAAAGTCCCATTAGTTATGAGATAAAAACGAATTCCTTTTGATGCTTTAGAGAGATTGATAGAACCTGCAGTTAATGGAATATTATCTAATTTTTTGTTTGGATTTTCTAATAATTCACTCATTAAAATTGCGGCGTCATAACCAAGGCAGGCATATCTATCGGGTTCTTTTCTAAAGAGAAACTTAAACTCTTCTAAGAATGATTCAGACGGATTAAAAGGATTATCTGTTATTATAATTCCTTCCAAAGCACTTGGATCGACTTGTTGTTTAAAGATCTTTTCGGATTTCCAACTGTCTGTACCAAGAATTTGGGATTTTATTCCACAATATTTTATATGACTGGCAATTGCAGGAACATCTTGGGTGCTTGCAGGAATATATATGGCTTCAGGTTCTGTGGATTTTATTCTGTTTAATTCGCTTTGGAAATCTCTTTCTCCTTCTCCATATGAAATAGAACTTACTATTTTCCCCCCAAGTTCTAAGATTTTATCAGAAAATACACTTTCAAAAGTCTCTCCATAATCGGAGCGAGGATATAATATTGAAAAGGTTCTAAGACCTAACTCCTTAACAGCGTATTCTGCCATAGCAATAGCCTGTTGTTGGATCGTTTTATTAATTATAAAAACTTTTGGACCAACAGAGTCTATGAATTCCTTTGTTGCAGTTGGAGATATAAAAGGGATTCCTTTATAATCGGCAACGCAGGCAATAGCAAAACTATTTTTAGAAAGAAGAGGCCCAATAATTCCAGACACTTTTTCGTTTTCTATTAATCTTACTGCTTCTTTATAGCTTTTTAAAGGATCTTCTCTTGTATCTACATATATTGGAATAAACCTTTCTTTTGCCCCTATTTCTATTCCATTTTTTACAGAGGTTCCTTCTTCTATATAACTTCCTGAGAGAGGAAGTAATACTCCGACTTTCTTTTTCCCCTTAGGATAAGTAATATATTGGGCCTTTCTTGCATATTCGCTTTTTGGAAATTCTATTATAATTTCTTCAAAGTATTTCTTACTTTCTTCTGTTCTCCCTTCACTTTGTAACTTCCTGCCGATTGTATATAAAAGAAAAGGCTTGAGTTCTTGGGATGCATAAAGAAGAGATTTCTTTAAAGAATTTTCGTCTACCAAGATTGCCAATTCTTTTACACTCTCGGTTGTATTTATTCCATATTTACTTGCAGCCACATAGTTTACAAGAGCTTCTCCATTATTTCCAATCGCTTTATTAATTTCTCCAAGGTAAAAGAAGGAATTTCCCATTAGTTCTCTTGGAGGATTTGTCTTAGTTACCTCTGCAAATAACTCTTTTGCTTTTTTGTAATTCTGATCTGTATAAGCTTTCATTGCTTTTTCATATAACTTTTTGCTATCCTCAGGGGGGCTCACCTCTGGGATGCAATTTAAGATAAGGAATAAAATCCCTATAGGAATTGATAATTTTGCCCTCATTTTAAGAGAATTTACTCGGTGAAGCTAATTTGTCAAGATGAACTTTTTATTGGCTTATCTCTAAAATTTTTTTTCTCATTGCCTTAGGATCGAAGCTTCTTTCTCAGACTTTTTGATTAACGCCCATCCTTATAATTATCACAGGAAAATAAAAATTATCCACTTATTTTAAGTTATGAGTCTCTTGGTGCTATAATGCTTTGAGTTTATAAAGGAATAGAGTCAAAATCCATTTAAGCAAATTTCCTTTGTATTTAAATTAAATAACAATCCTTAATACAAATCTGTTTATTTTTAACATTTCTCTTTTTGAGGAAGAAAATAATTGAATTGTAATCAATGGCTTGACATAGTTAAATTTATTTTTATAATTAGCCGGAAGTTAGATGAGAAAAAATTACATTGTTTTCCTGTTGGTAACAATTTTTATTGGAAAACTCAAAGGGGCTGATTCTCCCACAGGTCGCAACCCAATGTTGGCGTGGACACAAGACCAACAAGAGATATGGAATAGGATGAAAACTGATAATCATATATGGTATCAGGCGGTAAAATATGTTGCGGATGCAAATGTTGGACAAATCTGGAATGATTATGGCCAAGCTAATGTAATGATGTACCAGATCACCGGCGATACTAATTATGCCAGAACAGCAATCCAAAAGATGCGAGCAACCTTGTTTACAATAAATTGGAGTCTTGATAATACAAGAGAGTGGTTCATACACTCTGTAATTATGTATGATTGGTTGAAACCTTATTTATCACTCCCATATCATACTGCGGATAAGAATGATTTTCTCAATTGTCTTAAAAAATTGGCTAATGCAGCTCGGTGGTCTTGGAGAGAATACAGATGGCCTTACTGGTATTTGGATACGGACCAGCTTATTGGTACATATTTTGGCACTATTCTTTATTACTATGCTACAAAGGATGAAAATCCGCATGCAGATACGATCTATTCTGATCCCGTAGTGGGAGGAATACAAGCAACAGGATGCAATTTTGAAACAATGCGGAATACCATTGCAAAGTACTGTGAAATGGGAAAAGGTGGTGAGTTTATTCCAGGTAGTCAATATTCTAATGGAGATACAAGATTACTTATGATGGGATATTATGCAATAAAAACATGCTTAGGACAGGAGTATTTTCCAGAGGTTCGGGATTTTATCAGGGAGCTTGGTCTACAAAAAATATATTGTATGGCAGGCAATCTCGAGCATGTCTTTGTTTGGGGAGAGGCTGAAAGTGGCTATTGGGATTATGGCAAGTTTTCTCCAGATTCGTGGCTTGTAAGTGTTGCAATGGTTCAAGGTTTAACCCAAAACGATTTTCAGGTTGGACCATACCTTACTCAACTTATGGAGGATCTTACATCGAAGTATAGCTCGAATATAAAGAATTGGCTCAATTCCCGCGCTTTGTTGACTTACAACCCATATGCAAGTAAGTCAGACTGGCGAACGCTTCCTAAGTTCTATCAATCGCCTTCGCAAGGGTTAAATTATTTTCATAATGGTTGGAATGCAAACAGCACTTTTGTTGGCTTTCATATGCGTCCAAAACAAATGGAAGGCATGGATCACGCGAACTATTTCTTCTCTGATCTGCAAATTTTCAGAAAAGGTGAATGGGCTTTTCATCACCCTTTATATTACTCTAGTGTAATTTCCCATAGTGAATTTGAAAATTCCATAATTATTGGTGGCTTACCAGCGATGGAGGAAAATAGGGT
It includes:
- the amrB gene encoding AmmeMemoRadiSam system protein B encodes the protein MVRKPVFAGSFYPRDSSLLSGTIDQYLNQAEVKVEEEIFGLVSPHAGYDYSGLVAAFGYKALKGKNKKLVILLGPSHRYYVKGFSVYGGGKWETPLGVVEIDNDFASRIVSQSKLIINEPEAHSQEHSLEVQIPFLQKILNRDFKIVPIVFNTEENSKLKELVNALAKELEGREDWIIIASSDLYHGYDYEEAKAVTERVNNYIERLDYRGLLEYDRLKREESTCAACGCSSIAVLLQVMEKLGMKKVKLLAKTTSGDVTGEKKGYVVGYGSWAFLKEKKGEEESKELESLGFNLTLEDKKILLDIARKTIDEYVKNNKVLEVTVKSEVLKRPCGAFVTLKKKGNLRGCIGRIVADEPLYLVVRDMAIASATEDPRFPPLEVSELKDIKIEISVLTPMQKVNNVDEIEVGRDGLMIRKGFRSGLLLPQVPVEQGWDKKTFLEHTCYKAGLPSDAWKTSELWKFQAIVFSED
- a CDS encoding penicillin-binding protein activator, which translates into the protein MRAKLSIPIGILFLILNCIPEVSPPEDSKKLYEKAMKAYTDQNYKKAKELFAEVTKTNPPRELMGNSFFYLGEINKAIGNNGEALVNYVAASKYGINTTESVKELAILVDENSLKKSLLYASQELKPFLLYTIGRKLQSEGRTEESKKYFEEIIIEFPKSEYARKAQYITYPKGKKKVGVLLPLSGSYIEEGTSVKNGIEIGAKERFIPIYVDTREDPLKSYKEAVRLIENEKVSGIIGPLLSKNSFAIACVADYKGIPFISPTATKEFIDSVGPKVFIINKTIQQQAIAMAEYAVKELGLRTFSILYPRSDYGETFESVFSDKILELGGKIVSSISYGEGERDFQSELNRIKSTEPEAIYIPASTQDVPAIASHIKYCGIKSQILGTDSWKSEKIFKQQVDPSALEGIIITDNPFNPSESFLEEFKFLFRKEPDRYACLGYDAAILMSELLENPNKKLDNIPLTAGSINLSKASKGIRFYLITNGTFKLIK